The Gracilimonas sp. genome includes a region encoding these proteins:
- a CDS encoding GTP-binding protein produces MAKETFQRNKPHVNVGTIGHVDHGKTTLTAAITTVMAKTYGGVAK; encoded by the coding sequence ATGGCAAAAGAGACCTTTCAACGGAACAAGCCCCATGTGAACGTGGGAACGATAGGACACGTAGACCACGGCAAGACGACTTTGACGGCGGCGATCACCACGGTAATGGCGAAGACCTACGGTGGGGTAGCTAAAC